In one Arachis duranensis cultivar V14167 chromosome 9, aradu.V14167.gnm2.J7QH, whole genome shotgun sequence genomic region, the following are encoded:
- the LOC107465052 gene encoding peptidyl-prolyl cis-trans isomerase, chloroplastic, translating to MASSFSTQLLQSQILLPRFHHLQGKLSQDVSMVRKPQVVCSSIGSRIGYNQTLASRSHYAVRLSVTQQSEAKSMRYRRMTCMNATESELLAKVTTKCFFDVQVAGEPAGRIVFGLFGDVVPKTAENFRALCTGEKGYGYKGCYFHRIIKDFMIQGGDFTEGNGTGGVSIYGSRFEDENFNLKHAGPGILSMANAGPDTNGSQFFICTVPTPWLDNRHVVFGQVIDGMDVVKTLESLETSPRDNSPKKACKIANCGELPLDG from the exons GGGAAACTTAGCCAAGATGTGTCGATGGTTCGGAAGCCGCAGGTTGTCTGTAGCAGTATCGGATCACGGATTGGTTACAACCAAACACTGGCTTCAAGATCACACTATGCTGTGAGGCTTTCTGTCACACAACAATCTGAAGCAAAATCAATGAGATATAGGAGAATGACATGCATGAATGCCACTGAAAGT GAGCTGCTAGCCAAAGTGACAACTAAGTGCTTCTTTGATGTACAAGTTGCGGGTGAACCTGCTGGCAGGATTGTTTTTGGTTTATTTGGGGACGTCGTTCCTAAAACAGCCGAGAATTTTCGAGCTTTGTGCACAG GAGAGAAAGGATATGGCTATAAAGGATGCTACTTCCATCGTATAATCAAAGACTTCATGATTCAAGGCGGGGACTTCACCGAGGGAAAT GGAACCGGTGGAGTTAGTATCTATGGTTCTCGGTTTGAAGATGAGAATTTTAACT TGAAGCATGCTGGTCCTGGAATTTTGAGTATGGCAAATGCTGGTCCTGATACCAATGGCAGTCAGTTTTTTATTTGCACCGTACCG ACGCCATGGCTAGACAATCGCCATGTCGTGTTCGGACAAGTCATTGATGGAATGGATGTTGTGAAGACTCTCGAGTCACTAGAGACGAGCCCGCGTGATAACAGCCccaagaaagcatgcaaaatcgCTAATTGCGGTGAACTGCCTCTTGATGGTTGA
- the LOC110275639 gene encoding uncharacterized protein LOC110275639: protein MDKFKHCAFHQKFGHTTDECVIAKDLLERLARQGLLDKYVDGCIQQRQPRTGGNQPENTNAQEKVKYQPSQTRGLISRISEGCSGGGLTSSARKRTYRAMLVVKGVPSEVAPQSSTSTITFEHSNYQAKATNLDGPVVISIQAGNLLVRKVFLDSGNNVDVLIYSTFQKMKLCEKII, encoded by the coding sequence ATGGACAAATTCAAGCACTGTGctttccatcagaaatttggccACACCACTGATGAATGTGTGATAGCCAAAGATCTTCTGGAAAGACTAGCAAGACAAGGCCTATTGGACAAGTATGTTGATGGTTGCATACAACAAAGACAACCAAGGACAGGCGGAAACCAACCTGAAAACACAAATGCACAGGAGAAGGTAAAATATCAACCATCTCAGACAAGGGGTCTAATTAGCCGTATCTCTGAAGGATGTTCGGGAGGAGGACTTACCAGCTCAGCAAGAAAAAGAACGTATCGAGCAATGTTAGTGGTGAAAGGAGTACCATCCGAAGTTGCACCACAGTCATCAACATCAACTATAACCTTTGAGCATTCTAATTATCAAGCAAAAGCAACAAACTTGGATGGTCCAGTTGTTATCTCCATCCAGGCTGGAAACCTTTTAGTAAGGAAGGTCTTCCTCGACTCAGGCAACAACGTCGATGTGTTGATTTATTCCACTTTTCAGAAAATGAAGCTCTGCGAAAAGATAATATAG
- the LOC107465051 gene encoding uncharacterized protein C24B11.05, whose protein sequence is MDADHGIAGVKYECLLFDMDDTLYPMSMGLNLQCRHNIEDYMLEHLHIEESEVPKMCLDLYKEYGTTMAGLKLLGYEFDNDEFHAYVHGRLPYEKLKPDPVLRNLLLSMPQRKIIFTNADQAHAVQVLNRLGLEDCFEGIICFETLNPPKEPKDDDDMVIESAEFNNDNNLRDSHIICKPSLEAFEAAIRIANVDPNKTIFFDDSTRNIETGKAAGLQTVIVGRSDLVPGADHVLSSIHNIKEAIPEIWEVEVDNIKGRIQSQGLEAMVLA, encoded by the exons ATGGATGCCGATCATGGGATTGCTGGAGTCAAGTACGAGTGCTTGCTTTTTG ATATGGATGACACTCTCTACCCAATGAGCATGGGTTTAAATTTGCAATGTCGTCATAACATAGAAG ATTATATGTTGGAGCACTTGCATATTGAAGAAAGTGAAGTACCAAAGATGTGCCTGGATCTGTACAAGGAATATGGGACAACTATGGCAGGATTGAAG CTCCTTGGTTATGAGTTTGACAATGATGAGTTTCATGCTTACGTTCATGGAAGATTACCATATGAGAAACTGAAGCCTGATCCAGTGTTAAGGAACCTTCTTCTTTCCATGCCTCAGCGCAAAATT ATTTTCACCAATGCAGATCAAGCACATGCAGTTCAAGTTCTCAACAGATTAGGTTTGGAAGATTGTTTTGAGGGAATTATATGCTTTGAAACTCTTAATCCTCCCAAAGAACCtaaggatgatgatgatatggTCATAGAGAGTGCAGAATTTAATAATGACAATAATTTAAGGGACTCACATATCATATGCAAACCATCCCTTGAAGCCTTTGAAGCTGCCATTAGAATAGCTAATGTTGATCCAAATAAAACA ATTTTCTTTGATGACAGTACTAGAAATATTGAAACCGGAAAAGCAGCTGGACTTCAAACTGTCATA GTGGGGCGATCGGATTTGGTGCCTGGTGCCGACCATGTCCTAAGCAGCATTCACAATATCAAAGAAGCAATACCTGAAATATGGGAGGTTGAAGTAGACAACATAAAGGGAAGGATCCAGTCTCAAGGACTTGAAGCCATGGTCCTTGCATAA